The genomic region TAGGACTAGCTGGTTATTATCGCAGATTTATCCAAAAATTTTCTGCAACAGCTAAACCTCTTACCGATCTATTAAAAAAGGATACCCAATTCAAATGGCGAGAAACCCAGGAACAATCATTCCAAACGTTAAAAGAAGCCCTTGTAACAGAACCAATACTTCAATTTCCGGATTTCAAACAAACATTCAACTTAACAACTGACGCGTCCGGATATGCTATTGGAGGCGTACTCAGTCAGGGGGCGATAGGCAAGGATCTACCCATAGCATACGCCTCCCGTGTATTAAATCCTGccgaacaaaaatattcaacaatagaGAAGGAATGTCTTGCGATTGTATACTGCACCACATATTTTCGGCCTTACCTATACGGACGACAATTCAACATAGTTACAGACCACAAACCACTAGTATGGCTACATTCAATCAAAGACCCAACCTCAAGATTGTGGAAATGGAAATTGAAACTGTCAGAATacgaatataaaatacaatataaggAAGGAAGAGCCAACGCCAACGCAGACGCTTTGTCACGAAATCCACCCGAACAATATAATAACCTATCCAACCTGTAGATAAAACGAAATCAGCCAGAAAGAGAACAGCCTCTATATCTTTCGAAgatgcagaagaagaagaagaatatatttctataaacaacccattgaagaagaaaaaggatgACCTAAACATCTCATCGGACGATTCACCCATGTTCGACGCAACGAGAAAACGTAAGAAATGTGACGACTTGACCACACCTATACCAGCACCAACACCATACCACCAAGATATAGAAGAATCATCACCCGAACCAATAGCCGCCAGACTGTTTGATGACGTACCCGAGAACAATTCAATAACCAACGACATGGAATTAACGCCTAGCCAAGGAGACGTGCTTTGGGAACATATAAGCCCCTTGAGCAACCCTGACGAGACTGCGATCGAAGACCACGACCAACAACGCAACCCACACTTACACATAATTGAAAGCCGTGAGCCCTTGAACATGAGCAAAACACACAAAGTCGTATTCATTGACATGGACGGCAATCCAATCGACGAAGGTGCGAAAGAATTAAACGAAGCTAACCAATTGGGAACATTCATCGACCTAACGTTTGAACGAGCCAGACTTCATCCTACCGAATCATTCTACATTATAGCACTCCCTGTCAAAGCCAATAATCACACGCCTATAGAGCCTATAAATGTTACCAATTGTCTGGCCTCTTTATTGGACGTAGCACAAGAACTACAACTGAAATCTTTCTCAATACGCAAAACAGAAACTATAGAAGATATCCCTTGGAAGTACATACTAAACGAACTCAAACAAATATTTAGAGACCAGAATGTAAACATAACCGTATGTACCGGTAAAATCACAATACCCCCAGTAACGGAAAGACTAAGTATTATAAACGAAAATCACGCATCTGCAATTGGAGGACACAAGGGTATAACGAAAACATATCATAGAATTCGACCAAAGTTTTATTGGGATGGTATGAAAAAAGATATTAGGGACTTCATCCGAACATGCAATGAATGTCAACTGAAAAAACTGACAAGAATAAAAACAAGGCAACCTATGGTGTTGACAGATACACCAGGAAACGCCTTTGATAAAGTCAGTCTAGATATAGTTGGTCCTTTACCAGAAACTAAAAGGAAAAATAGATATATACTAACCATGCAGGACTTACTAACAAAATATTCTTTAGCTGTACCTTTAGATCAAACCACCTCTGCGGATATAGCGGATGCCTTTATCAAACATCTGGTATGCCGATTCGGAGCCCCCAGGGCAATACTAACGGATCAAGGTTCTAACTTTACGTCAAATTTAATGAAACAGGTATcaaagaaatttaaaataaaacattataaAACTACCGCATATCATCCGCAAAGTAATGGTTCTATCGAAAGGTCGCATCACGTCTTAATAGAATACCTTAAACAATATGTAACGAACTCGTCTAACTGGGACGACTGGTTAGAACTAgcaatgttttcttacaatacTTCTGTTCACGAAGGTACTAAGTTTTCTCCTCATGAACTAATTTTTGGTAGAATTGCTCGCGAACCTAGCAGCTACAATCCCGTTAGAGAAAACGTAGAACCTACCTACGCAGATTATCTCCAAGAACTACACACTACAATAAACAAATTACAATTAtcggctcgaaaaaatttgattGCAGCGAAAACCAGATCGAAACATTATTACGACAAACGAATAAATCCTCAAAATTTTAAAGCAGGAGATCTAGTATATTTACTGAAAGAACCCTTGAGAGGTAAATTCTGTAACCAATACACCGGCCCGCACAAGGTTATAGAACTCCTACCCAAGGAGAATGTAAAAATCTTATTTGGAGGTACTCTGCGTACCGTTCACCTTAATAAATTAAAACTAGCTCATATTAgatctaaaatataaaatataccgaCCATCGACTTGAAGACTACATACAACAGACGGACTGAATGATCACTATCGACGAAGACCACAGACTGTTGCAAATTATAAATAAGAAGGAACCTAAACTCAATTCTGTATTTTCAACCAGTATGCCAATTCCCCGGGAAAACTATAAAGAAGATCCAGAGGACTTGGAAGAATTCTACGGACCAATAGACGGAATTTTACCAATCCATCATCCGGAAACATATGGACGGCTCCTCCAATTATTTTGTATAATTGCGGTATCAAGGACCCCGATCTACGTATCCCGATTGAGACGCCGCCTGTGCCAAGAGTGTTACTTGGGTGCAGATGAAGAAGATCAGCCCTTTTTTCACGAAGGTGGATGGCATTCGCTGGGAAATGTGCACACAATAGTGTGGGCGGTGCATTGTCATAAATGTGACGTGCGGATTGCCAATGTACGTCCGGCTTGGCGATGCACAGAGTGCATTGAAGAATATTTAGAACTGTCAACAAGCGGGTGGGCTGCAATAAACTCAAACCTGCTAATTGACGTAATCTGCAGATGGTAGAGTCAAAATGGGGGTCCCGAACCCATTACAAGAATATAATGTGGAAGAATATAAAAACTTGATACAAGCCATAGACGGAGTCATTCTTGAAGAATACCCAGACATCTACGCCACCCTTCTAAATCTTTACTGCGTGAAACTAATAACGCAGGCAATATTCAGACTAGCCAACACCGCCTATCCCGGAAACAACCTGTGCGCATATTGTTATGAAGACTTACACCCCAGTCTGAAGGAACAATTTGTATTGATCGAATGGACTCATGCCATCACTTCCTCCGAAGGACTTCTACACTTCAGCGAATGCAACAATTGTCTCACGCCCCTTGTGAACGTGAAATGTGCATCCCAGTGTCTCCAGTGCATTGAGACTCACTTTGAACTAACTTTTGAACAGTGGGAATACGTCTCGTCGGGTTATGCTATAGATAGCGAACACATAATGAATTTTAATGATGGACGTTAATTTACTACTATTACACTACTGCGGCAATTTATTTCTAAGTTTATATGATGAAATAAGTAAACTTAACAAATTTGTAAAAGAAAGCGTAtcataaaaaataaaacatttgattccagATGTTAACTATTTGGTTAATGCTTTGTTATGTGCGAATGAGCTGGGCCATCGTCGGATATGATTGCAGCGGCAATAACCTGAATATCACCACGGTATCTCTCAATGAAATTGGCGATTGCGATACCGAGCAATTAACCACAATGACGGAGCAAACATATATTCAACTGCTACAACTGTCAGAGTTCAACTACGTAGACGTCATACAATGTAAAGTGGAAATAGCAAGAACCATACACTACTGCGGCATGCACTCACATATCTCGGCAGTGCAAAATGGCATCAACCAATACTTGGAAACAACAACCGAAGAAGAGTGCAACCAAATGCACCAATTTGGAATATTTCACGCAGGAAGAAATACTTTCCTATATGGGTTAAAAACTAATACCACGGTAACTCGACCCTTCACAATGGCTGGTAAACTAAATATTGATGGAACCTGTCATGGAGCCGATTTCTCGGACCCATACGGGTCATGGGAGAATGTAGTAGTGCAAGCTACTGCCACAATAACTATACGAGCATCCTCCGTTCCAGTTCGTCTAGAGGCGAACAAAGTCATTTTAAAATCAGGAACAATCTGTGGTTTCCAAAGTGGCACATGCCTTGACAACGAAGACGGTTACACCTATTGGAAACCATTCCCAGTTTCAACCTGCAAATTTGACCAATACGATGTACTGTATGAAGGACTGGCCTCAAAAATTACAGAAACCTTAAATCAACAACCAACCCCATCTGTATTTGCACTCACAACCAAAGAAATCACGTTCGCATTTACCAAAACGGGCGAAATGCCGATTTGTGGATACACGCTGTTCCAAACCGAACATCCCAAACTCTTTATTCTTGAAACAAATAAGGGAAACACGTTCACAACGGCAAAGAGGACACGTGTAGAAAATTTCGACATTTTTACGTATATCAACTCTAAATTCGTGTACATTGAAAAACACATAAAAACACAGATGACCACCCTTTATCGGAATTTGCTAAAACAAAAATGCGATCTAGAGAAACAAGTTCTGACAAACGCATTAACCTTGGCTACGCTAAAACCAGATGAATTTGCCCAAACAGTAACCAAGTTGCCCGGACATATGGCACTGGTTGCTGGAGAAGTGATTCACATTATAAAATGTATTCCGGTGAACGTACAAGTAAGACACGCTCAAGAATGCTATAACGAGTTACCAGTTACTCACAATAACCGCACGATGTTCTTAACGCCCAAAACACGAATACTCTCTAACCATGGCACGCAGAGAGACTGCAGCCATGTGTTGCCTGTTATGTACGAAATTGATCAGTCTTGGCATAAATTGTTACCTAGGCCGACAGAGACGGTTCCTCCACAAGTCCTACAACCACTAAAAGAACCAATTTGGCGTTATATCAACCCACTAAACCTAGCCACTAGCGGCATATACACTCAAAAGGACTTGAATAACTTGAGGGATCATATCATGTTCCCGGCGGAAAAAGCAGCAATAATAAATTCAATGGCACGGACAATGACGGGAAAAAACATTCCGAGCGGAACCTTGTCTCTTATGGATATGATAAATGAGGACACATTAAATCAAATAGCCGAAAATGCAGCAACCAAATTTTGGAACGGATTCCTACGCTTCGGATCCGTTAGCGCTGGACTGATtggtatttttattatattcagaATATTTAAAACAATAGTGGATACGATAATACAAGGCTATCAGATACATTCCACGTATGGTTGCGGTCTTCATCTATGCGGAGCAGCATGGAGTTCAATCACACACCTCCTTCTTCACCGTGCCAGCAAACATAAATATCAAGTCGATGCGGACAATGATCCAGAACCCACCAGCGTAGATTGCCAGACACAAACAAGCAGACCCGATACCGCCGAACGCCGAGCAGCCATACGAAACCTGGAACAAATTTCTCTTAGAAATTTGCTATCTAAGGGGGAAGGTGTCACGTCCCGCGACTGAAGCATTATTGTAAAATCGCGTCCCACGACAAAGCGTTATTGTAAAgacgggtcgagcgccgggcgctcgaaaaattttgagttatggtgtcaaattacatcgcaaTTTGACACCACTTGAGCGCTCGGCCCTTCAATTTAAAATTCCGAAAATGTACACTAAAACTAAAAGAATTTAAACTAAAAGTGTCAAAAACGTAACACCTCCCGAATACACCATATCGCTTTTAAAGATAGAACTATAAACTCACCACGAACGAGAATCACAGCTCGCCGAAAAAACAGTCGTAGAAACAGAAAACGAAAAACTAATAGCAAAAAGGTAATGAACGAACTGTGATTACACTCGCGACTGGTCTTAGCTAATACTATCGTACCGCACTGTCTAACACCTAAGACTCAACTGACGCGATGGCCGAACAATCGTAGCCATCCCCGCCAGCGAGTGTCCCCACTCAGTCGTTGTGGCGATGTCAATACTCTGATGGGAAGCGCAAGGCAGAAGTTGGCACACGGaccgtacgtgactgcgataaggaccggcgcgccagcggatgcagataggaaAGGTATGCGGCGAGACAAGCCGCGAAGACTCGGTCCCATGCaaagtacgtgactgcgataaggaccggcgcgccagcggatgcagataggaaAGGTATGCGGCGAGACAAGCCGCGAAGACTCGGTCCCATGCaaagtacgtgactgcgataaggaccggcaCGCCAGCGGATGCAGGCAGCGAGAAGAGGCACGTAGACTCGGTCTCGCCGAGacgtacgtgactgcgataacagTCGGCACACCTGCAAAATGCAGATGGGAATGGAATGCAGCGGGACAGCCCGCGAAGGCACAGTCACACGGGAACCCCCACCTGTCTGACCACTGGCTGCGGCCTATAAAAACACAGGCGAGGTCCGCAGAAGGCAGTCTTCCGAACAACAGTCTTGCGAACAGAGTTCTATCTAACAGTCTACGA from Megalopta genalis isolate 19385.01 unplaced genomic scaffold, iyMegGena1_principal scaffold0534, whole genome shotgun sequence harbors:
- the LOC143263387 gene encoding uncharacterized protein LOC143263387 — protein: MLTIWLMLCYVRMSWAIVGYDCSGNNLNITTVSLNEIGDCDTEQLTTMTEQTYIQLLQLSEFNYVDVIQCKVEIARTIHYCGMHSHISAVQNGINQYLETTTEEECNQMHQFGIFHAGRNTFLYGLKTNTTVTRPFTMAGKLNIDGTCHGADFSDPYGSWENVVVQATATITIRASSVPVRLEANKVILKSGTICGFQSGTCLDNEDGYTYWKPFPVSTCKFDQYDVLYEGLASKITETLNQQPTPSVFALTTKEITFAFTKTGEMPICGYTLFQTEHPKLFILETNKGNTFTTAKRTRVENFDIFTYINSKFVYIEKHIKTQMTTLYRNLLKQKCDLEKQVLTNALTLATLKPDEFAQTVTKLPGHMALVAGEVIHIIKCIPVNVQVRHAQECYNELPVTHNNRTMFLTPKTRILSNHGTQRDCSHVLPVMYEIDQSWHKLLPRPTETVPPQVLQPLKEPIWRYINPLNLATSGIYTQKDLNNLRDHIMFPAEKAAIINSMARTMTGKNIPSGTLSLMDMINEDTLNQIAENAATKFWNGFLRFGSVSAGLIGIFIIFRIFKTIVDTIIQGYQIHSTYGCGLHLCGAAWSSITHLLLHRASKHKYQVDADNDPEPTSVDCQTQTSRPDTAERRAAIRNLEQISLRNLLSKGEGVTSRD